A genomic segment from Carnobacterium pleistocenium FTR1 encodes:
- a CDS encoding D-alanyl-D-alanine carboxypeptidase family protein: MIYERENVDGLKTGTTDFAGASMTGTAKEDDMAIITIVMNATNGQQDLGKRFVETDKMMDWAFENWDMVPAFEENQLIENIDPVVVDEGKKDAIELAVKSDVSLLVPKNTDMENISVTVQLQEDLLNESDHLTAPIEKGADVGTAQVISEGDELGYVNGDKGEEISVVAASTIEKANVFVLAGRWVKAFISDLF; encoded by the coding sequence TGCTGGAGCTTCAATGACGGGTACAGCCAAAGAAGATGACATGGCCATTATTACAATTGTAATGAATGCAACTAACGGGCAACAAGATTTAGGTAAACGATTTGTTGAGACAGATAAAATGATGGATTGGGCATTTGAAAATTGGGACATGGTTCCTGCATTTGAAGAAAACCAACTAATTGAAAATATAGATCCCGTAGTTGTAGACGAGGGTAAAAAAGATGCTATTGAATTAGCTGTGAAATCGGACGTTTCGCTTTTAGTTCCTAAAAATACAGATATGGAAAATATTTCAGTAACGGTTCAATTGCAAGAAGATTTATTAAATGAATCTGATCATTTAACGGCTCCTATTGAAAAAGGAGCCGACGTAGGAACAGCTCAAGTTATCAGTGAAGGTGACGAATTAGGTTATGTAAATGGAGATAAAGGTGAAGAAATTAGCGTTGTTGCAGCTTCAACCATTGAAAAAGCTAATGTGTTTGTGCTAGCAGGTCGCTGGGTGAAGGCCTTTATAAGTGACTTGTTCTAA